TAAAAGTAATAAACCGGATAATGGGTTTCATTGATTCCATCCTGATTTGCATCAGCAATTATTTTATTTCCTATAACAATTGTTTCAGAAAAGTTATTAAAAGGCTGGTATGGAGCATATATTGGATTACCAATTTCAGGATTAAGCGTATATAACAAAGTCCAAACACCTTTTAATTCAGGAAACTGGAAAGATGTCTGTTCAGGAAAATCTCTGCTTTTTGTAACACCAAAGATAATTGGCACAATATTTTGCTCTTCTCCACCATTGATACTGTACAGAGCATGATTTTTTTGTGTGAACTTCAGTGAAATTTGTCCCTCATAATCTGTTTGAGTAGGAAAAACATAATCATTGTTAAAACTATTGCCATTCTCAAACTGCATCAAATCAGCATTGAGCGTCCACATGATATTGGGTTCATCAGAAGGTGATAAATCGTTAACAAATGTCCACCATCTGGACTTTCCATCATCATCGTACCCAAAAACCACTCCAAACAGTTTGCCATCCTGTATGTCAAGAGTCATTCCGCTTCCTGATTGATCCGGGTTATACCACATCCCATTATGAGGTTCGGTTCGTTTTGATAGAGACTCACAGTCCACACAAGGAGCTACAGGACCTTGTTGGGCGGATACAGATAAATAACAAAAAATGAGTAATAATGCGAATATTAATTTTTTCATATCAATAACTCCTTGAGGTTTAGTACTGGTTTCCACAATTCGTAGAAATCAATATTTTCGTAATGTTCAATTTAAAAACAACCATTTGTATATGTGGCAACGACTTGATTGCTATATGCGCTGCAACCTGCTGAGTTACAAGCTTTTGCCCTTAAATACTCAGTTCCAGCTACATTTATGAATGTTCCTGTTGCTGAACCACTATATACTAGTGCCGGAGAACCAAATGATGAACTTGAGGATGAATAGAGTTTATATTGTGTTGCGCTCGATTGCGCTGTCCAGTGAATTGTATTCATACCATAGCAAGCTCCGCTTTGCGATGAGATTGGATTGGGCGCTGAAGGTACAGTCAAAGCATTCCCTCTCCATCCCGAAACTATTGGCATTGTATTATTTAATGATTGTTTCATATTTCTATTGGAAGCACCGGTAGCAATCCCATTGTAATACTTACTCGGATTTGAGAAATAATCTATTCTTTCACAGGGTGAATATGGACCATTAAAGACACAGTCATCAGAGCCTGTTCCATAAGCACCCATAATGGTTTGCCAACTATTATCCGGGTTTTGGTGATCAAAATAAATTAGGCCTCTGGAATATGAGTAAACACCCGGATATCCCCCTGCAACAGCATGAGCACCACCAAATATATGCCCAATCTCATGCAATGCTGTCAAATCTCCCAAAGCATAAGAGTCTGCGACTACTGCAAATGGATATTGTGATAAATAGCCATAAGCTAAGCCACCTACTCTACCACTAAATCCAGCTTGACATTGCTGACCTGTATTTGATCTAACAATTAAGACTGCAATATCAGCTCCATAAGTAACTATATCTTGTTGTATATTAGAAAATTCGCTTAATGAGTAACCCATTTTATTCAAAATATCATATTTACATTGTCCTGAAAAAGTGGAGTTTATAATTTTCATACCGGCAGATGATATAGAGTTATTGGAAGCGACTCCGCTACGAAAAAGTGCCGCATTCATTTCAGATACAATTGTGCTAACATAAGCACTCGGCCAATAGACATCACTGGAGAAGTAGAACAATACTTTTACATAACCTGTACCGTTAGCCCATTTTTCAACATAATTAACAGCTTTTTTTTCAATACCTTCTTCACCAATAACATCTTCGCTAGTATCCTTATTCATCAACCTTTTTTCCAACTTGGCAATGGCGTGTTTATTGCCGGAACCTTCCAGTGGTGCGATGATATAAATAAATTTGCCATAATTGATTTTTCCCATGACATTATCACCATCAACAGAAATCGTGAAGAAGTTACCGGTATCGCCTTCTACATGCCCTGTATAAGTGACAACATCCTCTCCTTCTATCAGATTCTGAACATTCTCAACATTCAGAAATAATGGTTGGCTGCTGTCAGGAACTTTGATGGGTATTTGTTGACCTGACATTTGTGTGTTTGGGGCTTCATAGAATTTGCCATTCTCTCCTTTGAAAACACTTAAGGCACGTTTATTAAAACGAATATAACTGGCATTGATTAAGGCATTCTCATGTCCTAAACCAGCCTTGAGGATATGTTCATTCGTCATTGGTTGCGGATTGAGACTTACAAAATCCGGTCGATTTTCAATGGCATGGTAATTAACTG
The sequence above is drawn from the Gammaproteobacteria bacterium genome and encodes:
- a CDS encoding M12 family metallo-peptidase; the protein is MKKYIHTYILACLIFASASHAVNYHAIENRPDFVSLNPQPMTNEHILKAGLGHENALINASYIRFNKRALSVFKGENGKFYEAPNTQMSGQQIPIKVPDSSQPLFLNVENVQNLIEGEDVVTYTGHVEGDTGNFFTISVDGDNVMGKINYGKFIYIIAPLEGSGNKHAIAKLEKRLMNKDTSEDVIGEEGIEKKAVNYVEKWANGTGYVKVLFYFSSDVYWPSAYVSTIVSEMNAALFRSGVASNNSISSAGMKIINSTFSGQCKYDILNKMGYSLSEFSNIQQDIVTYGADIAVLIVRSNTGQQCQAGFSGRVGGLAYGYLSQYPFAVVADSYALGDLTALHEIGHIFGGAHAVAGGYPGVYSYSRGLIYFDHQNPDNSWQTIMGAYGTGSDDCVFNGPYSPCERIDYFSNPSKYYNGIATGASNRNMKQSLNNTMPIVSGWRGNALTVPSAPNPISSQSGACYGMNTIHWTAQSSATQYKLYSSSSSSFGSPALVYSGSATGTFINVAGTEYLRAKACNSAGCSAYSNQVVATYTNGCF